GCCAGCATCACCTTGGAGCCGCCCGCCGCCTGGAACTGCTCGACGTAGGAGTCCATCCGCCCGGCGGTGGTCGGACCGAAGGATCCGGAGGCGTAGCCCTCGGGGGTCTTCGCCGGACCCGCGTAGTACACCGGGTGGTCCTTCAGGTACTGCGGCATCTCCTCGCCCGCGTCCAGCCGCTCCTTGATCTTGGCGTGCGCGATGTCGCGGGCCACGACCAGGGGACCGGTCAGGGAGAGCCGGGTCTTGACCGGGTGCCTGGTCAGCTCGGCGAGGATGTCGTCCATGGGCTGGTTGAGGTCGATCTTGACCACGTCGCCGGCCTCGTCGAGGTGCTCGTCCGTCGTCTCCGGCAGGAACCGCGCCGGGTCGGTCTCCAGCTGCTCCAGGAAGACACCCTCGGCGGTGATCTTCGCGACCGCCTGCCGGTCCGCCGAGCACGACACGGCGATGGCGACCGGGCAGGACGCCCCGTGCCGCGGCAGCCGCACCACGCGCACGTCGTGGCAGAAGTACTTGCCGCCGAACTGGGCGCCGATGCCGATCTTCTGCGTCAGCTCGAAGACCTTCTCCTCCAGGTCCTTGTCCCGGAAGCCGTGCCCGAGCGCCGAACCCTCGGCGGGGATCTCGTCCAGGTAGTGCGCGGAGGCGTACTTCGCGGTCTTCAGCGCGTACTCGGCCGACGTGCCGCCGACGACGATCGCCAGGTGGTACGGCGGGCAGGCGGCCGTACCGAGCGAGCGGATCTTCTCCTCCAGGAACTTCATCATGGAGGACTCGTTGAGGACGGCCTTCGTCTCCTGGTAGAGGAACGACTTGTTGGCCGAGCCGCCGCCCTTCGCCATGAACAGGAACTTGTAGGCGCCGCCGTCGGTCGCGTACAGCTCGATCTGGGCGGGGAGGTTGGAGCCGGTGTTCTTCTCCTCCCACATGGTGAGCGGAGCCATCTGCGAGTAGCGCAGGTTCAGGTTCTTGTAGGCGTCGTAGATGCCGCGGCTCAGGGCCGCCTCGTCGCCGCCCTCGGTGAGCACGTTCTGGCCGCGCTTGCCCATGACGATGGCCGTGCCGGTGTCCTGGCACATGGGCAGCACGCCCGCCGCCGCGATGTTCGCGTTCTTCAGGAGGTCCAGCGCGACGAACTTGTCGTTGCCCGACGCCTCGGGGTCGTCGACGATGCGGCGCAGCTGCGCGAGGTGGGCGGGGCGCAGGTAGTGCTGGATGTCGTGGATGGCCTCCTCGGCCAGCTTGCGCAGCGCCTCCGGCTCCACCTTGAGGAAGGTCCGCCCGTCGGCCTCGACGGTGGACACGCCCTCGGCGGTCACCAGCCGGTACGGAGTGGTGTCCTCGCCCTGGGGGAGCAGGTCGGTGTACGCGAACTCAGGCATCTCGCCCATTCCTCACTAGACATCGCGCGCGGCTGGATTTCGGTGGATCTCTCAGCAACGACGGCTGGCCTCCATCGGCAGCGCCAACCAGCGTAGAACCTGCGCGCGGCGCCGGGCTTGTGAGGTAAGGCTCAGTAAGGTGCGACAAGGTTGTCCACAGGTCTGGTCGCGATCTATCGCGTTTGGGTACGCTGCTGCCGTGGACCTTCAGAAGCACGCCCAGCCCGCACCGCGCACCTCCGAGCTGCGCGCCTCGGACGCCGACCGCGACCGCGTCGCCGACATGCTCCGCGACGCCCTCGCGGAGGGACGGCTCACCGCCGACGAGCACGCCGAGCGGGTCGAGGGCGTGCTGGCCGCCAAGACCGTCGGCGAGCTGGACGTCTTCGTGCGCGACCTGCCCGCCGCGCACCACGGCGGGCCGTCCGCCGCTCCGGCCCCCAACCGGCCCACGGCCGGCGCCATCCCCCCGGACCCCGACGAGAACGTGGTGGCGGTGTTCAGCAGCGCCGTCCGCAAGGGCCGCTGGCGGGCGAGCCGCCGCATCCACGCGTACGCGGTCTTCGGCAGCGTCGAGATAGACCTGAGCGAGGCCGTCTTCGAGTACCAGCAGGTCGTGATCAAGGCCTTCTCCGTCTTCGGCAGCGTCGAGGTCCGCGTCCCGGAGAACGTGTCGCTGCGCGGCACCGGCGGTGGCGTGCTCGGCAATTTCGAGGTGCACACCCTCGACTCCGACGAGCCCGACGCCCCCGTCGTCTACGTGGACGGCTGGGCCGTGCTGGGCCATGTGGAGGCGCGTCCGAAGCGCGGCAAGGTGGTCGCGGACCTCCTGGACCGGGTGCACCGCCGCGTCGAGAAGGGTTTGCGCAAGCACCTCTAGCGCACCGTCCCCAGCCGTTGGGAACCCAGTGCATAGGCGCGCGCACAACGGGTAAGCCTTGACGCATCGTCTCTCGCTCGCGAAGCCGTCGTCAGGAGTAGACCGTGCTGCAACCGCCGCATTCGTCCCTGCAGGTAGCTGCCGTTCCGGCCCAGCGGGGGCCGGTGCGGGACAGGGACCAAGACGCTCCGTGGCACACCGAGGCGGTGTGCCGGCGCGACGAGGCCGGACTGTTCTTCGCCCCCTCCAAGGAACCGACCGCCGCCCGGCTCTCCCGCGAGGAGGCCGCCAAGCGCGTCTGCGCCCGCTGTCCGGTCATGGTCGAGTGCCGCGAGCACGCCCTCCTCCAGCCCGAGCCCTACGGCGTCTGGGGCGGCCTCACCGCCGCCGAACGCCGCGTGGTCCTGGCCCGGCGCCGCCGCCGCGAGGCCGAACTGAAGAAGACCCCACGCACGTCGGCGGCCCACATAGCCGCGGCGGGTTGATCACCGACGACGCGAGAAAAGGCACCCTCTCCGCACAGAGGGTGCCTTTTCTCACGCGCTGACGGCGCTTGTGCCGCCCCGCTCCGGGCATCGCCCTCAGGGGCGCGGGGAACTGCGCGACCAGCCACACCCCACCCGCACCCGCCGGCGGACGGGCACCCCCACCTCGGAAGGCGCCCCCTCGACCGACGGAGTCACTTCGCCCGGTCGAAATCCACCGCGCTGTACGCCCGCAGCTTGCTCAGCCGATGCTCGGAATCGATCCTCCGCACCGTCCCCGACTTGGACCGCATCACGATCGAGTCGGTCGTCGCCGTCTCCGACCGGTACCGCACCCCGCGCAGCAGCTCACCGTCGGTGATGCCGGTCGCGACGAAGAAGACGTTGTCCCCGGAGACCAGGTCGTCGGTGGTCAGGACGCGGTCCAGGTCGTGCCCGGCACTGATCGCGCGCTGCCGCTCCTCGTCGTCCTTCGGCCACAGCTTGCCCTGGATGGTGCCGCCCAGGCACTTCACCGCGCAGGCCGAGATGATGCCCTCGGGGGTGCCCCCGACACCGAGGAGCAGGTCGATGCCGGTGCCCTCGCGCAGCGCCAGGATGGAGCCGGCCACGTCGCCGTCGGAGATCAGCTTGATGCGGGCGCCGGTCTCCCGGACCGCCTTGATCAGGCCCTGGTGGCGAGGGCGGTCGAGGATGACGACGGTGACGTCCTCGGGGGTGCGCCGTTTGGCCTTGGCGATCCGGCGGATGTTCACGGACACCGGCGCGTTGATGTCGACGAAGTCGGCGGCCTCCGGGCCGGTGACCAGCTTGTCCATGTAGAAGACGGCGGACGGGTCGAACATGGAGCCGCGCTCGGCGGCGGCCAGCACCGCGATGGCGTTGGTCATGCCGTTGGCGGTCAGCGTGGTGCCGTCGATCGGGTCGACGGCGATGTCGACCTCCGCGCCGGTCCCGTCGCCGACCCGCTCCCCGTTGAAGAGCATCGGGGCCTCGTCCTTCTCGCCCTCACCGATGACGACGACGCCGTTCATCGAGACGGTGTGGACGAGGGTCCGCATGGCACGCACGGCGGCACCGTCGGCGCCGTTCTTGTCACCGCGCCCGACCCAGCGGCCGGCGGCCATCGCCGCGGCCTCGGTGACCCGCACCAGTTCCATGGCGAGGTTGCGGTCGGGGGCCTCTGAGGGGACGTCCAGCTCGGACGGCAGATGATGCTCGGTCATCGGAGCGCACCTTTCTGATACGACGACGGCCGGATGAGGGTATGGCCACGACTCTATCGTCAGTCCGACAAAATGAGCAGGGGACCCCACGTTTGAGCGGATCAGGCACCTGCGACGATAGGGGGCGTGGCAGGTACGAAAGGCAAGCAGAAGTCGGCCCGGGACATGATTCTCTCCCTCGGGCTCATCGTCCTCGCGGCGGGCGTCATCTGGATCTTCATCCCGCACGACGACGGCGAACCGGACGTCAAGCGGGTCGACTACCGGGTGGAGCTGCTGACCGCGCAGCGCGCCGCGTCGTACCCGGTGGCGGCGCCCGAGGGTCTGTCCCAGGACTGGAAGCCGACCTCCGTCCGCTTCCAGGGCGACGACTTCGACGCCTGGCACCTGGGTTTCCACGCCCCGGACGGCGAGTACGTGGCGGTCGAGCAGTCCACGCAGAAGCCGGCCTCGTTCATCGAGGACGCCAGCCAGGGGTCGCGGGCCACCGAGCGGACCGAGGAGATCGGCGGCCGCACGTGGACCCGGTACACGGGTGGCCGGTACGACGCGCTGGTGCTGGAGGGTGACTCCGCCATGAAGGGCGCGACGACGGTCGTGGCCGGCACGGGGTCGTTCGAGCAGCTGGGGAAGATGGCGGCGGCGCTGAAGCTGGCGTGAACCCCCGCACGGACGCATGACGAAGCCCCCGTCCCATCCATCGGCCGGGGGCTTCGTCATGCGTCCGTGCGGACGGTGCCGGGGGTCAGACCGTCGTGACGACCTGGTCGTAGGAGAGGCGCGGGGAGCGCGGGAACCAGGCGTCCGGGCCCGGGCGGCCGATGTTGACGACCATCAGCGGGGTGTGGTCGTCGTCCAGGAACTCCTTGCGGACGCCCTCGAAGTCGACGCCGGTCATCGGGCCGGCGGCCAGGCCCGCGGCGCGGACGCCGACGATGAAGTACGCGGCCTGGAGCGCGGAGTTCAGCAGGGCGGCACCCTCGCGCGCCGGGCGCTCGCTGAAGAAGGCGTCCTTGGCCTGCGGGAAGTGCGGGAAGAGCTGCGGCAGCTCGTCGTGGAACTCGTTGTCCGCCGAGAGGATCGCGACCAGCGGGGCGGCGGCCGTCTTGGGCCGGTTGCCCTCGGCCATGTGCTGCACGAGGCGCTCGCGGGCCTCGGGGGAGCGGACCAGCGTGATGCGCAGGGGGGACTGGTTGAAGGCGGTCGGGCCGTACTTGACCAGGTCGTAGATCGCCTGCACCTGCTCGTCGGTCACCGGCTCGTCGGTGAAGGTGTTCGCGGTGCGGGCCTCGCGGAACAGCAGGTCCTGGGCGGCGGGGTCAAGAACGAGAGACATACGTGATCTTCCTCGGTGGTGCGTCGGCTCCATGCCGGTGGGGCGCCGGGAGCCATTGACCGGACCGACGGTACGGGAAAGAAGTTCAAGGTTCAACCAAAAGAGGAGCGCGGTGATCCGCTTCACATCGTCGGTGAAGGGGGAGTGGCGTGGATCACGCCGCGCCGGCGATTACTTGTCGCGGGCGCCGGGGTCGTAAAGGGCGGCACACCGCCTCACACAGATGGGACCACTCGACATGACCGCCACCGTGAAGGGCCCGGCCTCCTACTTCCCCGCCATCGAGAAGAAGTACGGCCGTCCGGTCGCCGAGTGGAAGGAGCTCATCCGCTCCTCGCCGCTCACCAAGCACATGGAACTGGTCGGCTGGCTCAAGACCGAGCACGGCCTGGGCCACGGGCACGCCAACGCGCTGGTCGCGCACACGCTGGCGGAGGGCACGGCGAAGGAGGGCTAGAGGGACTCGTCCCCCTCGTCGCCCTCGTCCTCCGTGCCCGTCTCCTCGGCCAGGGCCGCGTCCAGGCGGGCCCGGGCGCCGTCGAGGCGGCGGCGGCACACCTTCGCCAGTTCCTCGCCCCGCTCCCACAGGGCGAGGGATTCCTCCAGCGTCGTACCGCCGGCCTCCAGCCGCCGGACGACCTCGATCAGCTCGTCCCGCGCCTGCTCGTACCCGAGCGCCTCGGACATGGCCGTCGGCTGCTCCACCTCGCTGGTCATCCACCCACCCTATGCGTCGACTCGTACGGAGAAATCGCCCTCGGCGACACGCGCCCGCAGCGTCTCACCAGGCTCCACCTCGCCGGGGTCCCGGACGGCGTGGCCGTCCGCCCGCTGGAGCACGGCGTACCCCCGCTTGAGGGTCGCGGCGGGGGAGAGGGCCACCACGCGCGCGTGTGTGTGCGTCAGCTCGGAGTCGGCCCGGTCGAGGTGGTGCCGCAGCGAGCGGCGGCCCCGGTCCAGCAGGGCCGTCACCTGCTCGGCCCGCTCCTCGGTCATCCGGTGCGGATCCTGTATCGACGGCCGGGCCAGCGCGTGGGCCAGTCCCCGCTCCTCGCGGTCGACGAACGCCGCCACGCACCGGCGGGCGCGGTCGCGCAGCTGCCGTACCCGCTCGTACTCCTCGCCGACGTCCGGCACGACCTTCTTCGCGGCGTCGGTCGGTGTGGAGGCGCGCAGGTCGGCGACGTGGTCGAGGAGGGGATTGTCCGGCTCGTGCCCGATCGCCGAGACGACCGGCGTACGGCACGCGGCGACCGCGCGCACCAGCTGCTCGTCGGAGAACGGCAGCAGATCCTCGACGCTGCCGCCGCCGCGCGCGACGACGATCACGTCCACGTCGTCCCTCGCGTCCAGCTCCTTCACCGCCTGCACCACCTGTGGCACCGCGTGCACGCCCTGCACGGGGACGTTGCGCACCTCGAAGCGGACGGCCGGCCAGCGGTGCCGGGCGTTCTCCAGGACGTCCCGCTCGGCCGCCGAGGCCCGGCCGCACACGAGGCCGATCAACCGCGGCAGGAACGGCAGCGGCTTCTTCCGCTCCGGCGCGAAGAGCCCCTCCCGCGCGAGGGCCTTCTTCAGCTGCTCCAGCCGCGCCAGCAGCTCCCCGACACCCACGGGCTTGATCTCGGCGGCCCGCAGCGACAGCTGCCCACGCGGCGCGTACCACTCCGGCTTGGCGTGCACGACCACCCGGGCACCCTCGCCGACCACGTCCGCCACCGCGTCGAACACCTGCCGGTAGCAGGTGACGCTCACGGAGATGTCGTACGACGGGTCGCGCAGCGTCAGGAACACGACCCCCGCGCCCGGCCGCCGCGACAGCTGTGTGATCTGCCCCTCGATCCAGACCGCGCCGAGCCGGTCGATCCACCCTCCGATCAGCCGCGACACCTCACCCACGGGCAGCGGGCTTTCGGGAGTGGAGTTAACAGCCATGCGCCCGAGCGTAACGGCCGGGTACGACATCCCCGCGGGGCTTGGGCGGCCGGGCCTCGGCACGCGCGCGCCTGATCGGTGGTGGAACCGTGCTCCACGCGCGGCGACCGCCGCCGCGCGCGTCCGGGTACGCCGCCGCGCGGGCGGACGAGGTTCGGGCAACACGCGTACGCACACGGCTCGGGCGGCGTGCGGTGCGTACGGCGCGTCCGTGAGCTGGGCGGGGCGGCGCGACCCGCGTGCCCGGCCCGGCCCGGAGCGCGCGGACGTGCGTACATCCGGTGCGCGTCGCGCGTGCGGACCGCCCTCGTCGTGGAGCGCACCCTCGTCGCGGGCGCCGCCCACCCCCGCCGGGAGGCGCGCGGCGGGTCACATCCCCGCCGCGCGCCTCCCGCGTGCCTGCGCCGCCAGGACCACCAGGCCCACCGCCAGCCAGATCGCCCCCACGACCTGCGCGCTGCCCGACGCCTCCACGATCACCGCGATCGTGATCGCCGCGCCCAGGACCGGCACCACCAGATGCTTCCACCAGTTGACCGGGGCGTCCCCGCGACGGACCACGAACCAGCCCACCACGCTCGCGTGCAGCAGCGTGAACGCGGTCAGCGCGCC
The Streptomyces sp. NBC_01723 genome window above contains:
- a CDS encoding fumarate hydratase; this encodes MPEFAYTDLLPQGEDTTPYRLVTAEGVSTVEADGRTFLKVEPEALRKLAEEAIHDIQHYLRPAHLAQLRRIVDDPEASGNDKFVALDLLKNANIAAAGVLPMCQDTGTAIVMGKRGQNVLTEGGDEAALSRGIYDAYKNLNLRYSQMAPLTMWEEKNTGSNLPAQIELYATDGGAYKFLFMAKGGGSANKSFLYQETKAVLNESSMMKFLEEKIRSLGTAACPPYHLAIVVGGTSAEYALKTAKYASAHYLDEIPAEGSALGHGFRDKDLEEKVFELTQKIGIGAQFGGKYFCHDVRVVRLPRHGASCPVAIAVSCSADRQAVAKITAEGVFLEQLETDPARFLPETTDEHLDEAGDVVKIDLNQPMDDILAELTRHPVKTRLSLTGPLVVARDIAHAKIKERLDAGEEMPQYLKDHPVYYAGPAKTPEGYASGSFGPTTAGRMDSYVEQFQAAGGSKVMLAKGNRSKQVTDACDAHGGFYLGSIGGPAARLAQDCIKKVEVVEYEELGMEAVWKIEVEDFPAFVVVDDKGNDFFQDPAPAPTFTSIPVRGPGLA
- a CDS encoding DUF1707 SHOCT-like domain-containing protein; the protein is MDLQKHAQPAPRTSELRASDADRDRVADMLRDALAEGRLTADEHAERVEGVLAAKTVGELDVFVRDLPAAHHGGPSAAPAPNRPTAGAIPPDPDENVVAVFSSAVRKGRWRASRRIHAYAVFGSVEIDLSEAVFEYQQVVIKAFSVFGSVEVRVPENVSLRGTGGGVLGNFEVHTLDSDEPDAPVVYVDGWAVLGHVEARPKRGKVVADLLDRVHRRVEKGLRKHL
- a CDS encoding WhiB family transcriptional regulator; the protein is MLQPPHSSLQVAAVPAQRGPVRDRDQDAPWHTEAVCRRDEAGLFFAPSKEPTAARLSREEAAKRVCARCPVMVECREHALLQPEPYGVWGGLTAAERRVVLARRRRREAELKKTPRTSAAHIAAAG
- the glpX gene encoding class II fructose-bisphosphatase translates to MTEHHLPSELDVPSEAPDRNLAMELVRVTEAAAMAAGRWVGRGDKNGADGAAVRAMRTLVHTVSMNGVVVIGEGEKDEAPMLFNGERVGDGTGAEVDIAVDPIDGTTLTANGMTNAIAVLAAAERGSMFDPSAVFYMDKLVTGPEAADFVDINAPVSVNIRRIAKAKRRTPEDVTVVILDRPRHQGLIKAVRETGARIKLISDGDVAGSILALREGTGIDLLLGVGGTPEGIISACAVKCLGGTIQGKLWPKDDEERQRAISAGHDLDRVLTTDDLVSGDNVFFVATGITDGELLRGVRYRSETATTDSIVMRSKSGTVRRIDSEHRLSKLRAYSAVDFDRAK
- a CDS encoding DUF4245 domain-containing protein; its protein translation is MAGTKGKQKSARDMILSLGLIVLAAGVIWIFIPHDDGEPDVKRVDYRVELLTAQRAASYPVAAPEGLSQDWKPTSVRFQGDDFDAWHLGFHAPDGEYVAVEQSTQKPASFIEDASQGSRATERTEEIGGRTWTRYTGGRYDALVLEGDSAMKGATTVVAGTGSFEQLGKMAAALKLA
- a CDS encoding malonic semialdehyde reductase; amino-acid sequence: MSLVLDPAAQDLLFREARTANTFTDEPVTDEQVQAIYDLVKYGPTAFNQSPLRITLVRSPEARERLVQHMAEGNRPKTAAAPLVAILSADNEFHDELPQLFPHFPQAKDAFFSERPAREGAALLNSALQAAYFIVGVRAAGLAAGPMTGVDFEGVRKEFLDDDHTPLMVVNIGRPGPDAWFPRSPRLSYDQVVTTV
- a CDS encoding DUF4287 domain-containing protein gives rise to the protein MTATVKGPASYFPAIEKKYGRPVAEWKELIRSSPLTKHMELVGWLKTEHGLGHGHANALVAHTLAEGTAKEG
- a CDS encoding exodeoxyribonuclease VII small subunit is translated as MTSEVEQPTAMSEALGYEQARDELIEVVRRLEAGGTTLEESLALWERGEELAKVCRRRLDGARARLDAALAEETGTEDEGDEGDESL
- the xseA gene encoding exodeoxyribonuclease VII large subunit codes for the protein MAVNSTPESPLPVGEVSRLIGGWIDRLGAVWIEGQITQLSRRPGAGVVFLTLRDPSYDISVSVTCYRQVFDAVADVVGEGARVVVHAKPEWYAPRGQLSLRAAEIKPVGVGELLARLEQLKKALAREGLFAPERKKPLPFLPRLIGLVCGRASAAERDVLENARHRWPAVRFEVRNVPVQGVHAVPQVVQAVKELDARDDVDVIVVARGGGSVEDLLPFSDEQLVRAVAACRTPVVSAIGHEPDNPLLDHVADLRASTPTDAAKKVVPDVGEEYERVRQLRDRARRCVAAFVDREERGLAHALARPSIQDPHRMTEERAEQVTALLDRGRRSLRHHLDRADSELTHTHARVVALSPAATLKRGYAVLQRADGHAVRDPGEVEPGETLRARVAEGDFSVRVDA